Proteins found in one Acinetobacter sp. XH1741 genomic segment:
- a CDS encoding TonB-dependent siderophore receptor translates to MKRSILFISSFGVITGHVYAAAADSQAVTNLPTIAVKAEKENSLKQEVGQASSATKGLMQLKDVPQIVNVVPKQILREQTVTSMQGALQNVAGLSFSVGDGQRDQVMIRGFSAITDNYVDGIRDDALYFRDMSNVERVEVLKGPASVLYGRGSAGGLVNKINKKPMDESLREVSLIGSTSGQRRAEVDVNEKVAENVKVRLTGAVEDSDGYRDQAFLKRQAVAPSVQWDISDKTKLLLQADYLHDDRLADQGFPTDPLTGKPVKTNPKTFYGALNGKEVGDVDTEISSQTISLDHEFSDQLKYHGAVRHYNYSLDRQYSVDTHPADKSQITLTQNKRLRNEDGVYVQQELSALFNTGFLKHNTLIGAEYSKQNKDEILWQGAKTTTDLYNPKLEYWAPINTGTTAARNNNSNTFENYGVYFQDLMTVTDQLKVLVGLRYDNLSQDRDDKTSANLDLNRTDNTYSPRIGVVYQPVSNLSLYTSYNRSFQPLADAFVFYKNSDDLKPTKTENYEVGAKWDVNDQLNVTLALFQMSQTNIQNQDPSNPNQALLAGEQKTKGVELSLTGQLTDQLSILAGYSYMDGKIEKSTIGFTGNHSALTPNNTANLWLKYQINDHWYAAVGGRGESSRFSAPDNKNILPGYAVVNAALGYQSERYDVNLNLNNLFDHDYFVSGHSGANDSNMMGDPLNAQVALRYRF, encoded by the coding sequence ATGAAACGTTCTATTTTATTTATTTCATCATTTGGGGTTATAACAGGCCATGTATATGCCGCAGCGGCAGACTCACAGGCTGTAACCAATCTTCCAACAATTGCAGTAAAAGCTGAGAAGGAAAACAGTTTAAAACAAGAAGTAGGGCAAGCATCGAGTGCAACTAAAGGCCTCATGCAATTAAAAGATGTTCCTCAAATTGTAAATGTCGTACCGAAACAAATTCTAAGAGAGCAAACAGTGACCTCTATGCAAGGTGCCTTGCAAAATGTTGCTGGTTTGAGTTTTAGCGTGGGTGATGGACAGCGTGATCAGGTCATGATTCGTGGGTTCTCTGCAATCACAGATAATTATGTAGATGGTATTCGTGATGATGCATTGTATTTTCGAGATATGTCGAATGTTGAACGAGTTGAGGTGTTAAAAGGGCCTGCTTCTGTACTTTATGGTCGTGGTTCGGCGGGTGGGTTAGTTAATAAAATTAATAAAAAGCCAATGGATGAATCTTTGCGTGAAGTGAGCCTAATTGGTAGCACTTCAGGGCAACGCCGTGCAGAAGTCGATGTGAATGAAAAAGTAGCAGAGAATGTCAAGGTTCGTTTAACTGGTGCAGTTGAAGACTCAGATGGTTATCGTGATCAGGCTTTTTTAAAACGTCAGGCGGTGGCTCCATCAGTACAGTGGGATATTAGTGATAAAACTAAACTTTTACTTCAGGCTGACTATTTGCATGATGACCGTTTAGCTGATCAAGGATTCCCGACAGATCCACTTACAGGTAAACCAGTTAAAACAAACCCTAAAACTTTTTATGGTGCGTTAAATGGTAAAGAAGTTGGGGACGTTGATACTGAAATCTCGAGTCAAACCATAAGTTTGGATCATGAGTTTAGTGATCAACTCAAATATCATGGGGCAGTTCGTCATTATAATTATTCATTAGATCGTCAATATAGTGTTGATACACATCCTGCTGATAAATCACAAATTACTTTGACTCAAAATAAGCGTTTACGTAATGAAGATGGAGTATATGTTCAACAAGAGTTAAGCGCTTTATTTAATACAGGTTTTTTAAAGCACAATACGTTAATTGGTGCTGAATATAGTAAGCAGAATAAAGATGAAATACTATGGCAAGGTGCGAAAACAACCACCGATTTGTATAACCCTAAATTAGAATATTGGGCACCTATTAATACAGGTACAACGGCTGCACGTAATAACAATAGCAATACTTTTGAAAACTATGGCGTGTATTTTCAAGACTTAATGACAGTTACAGACCAGCTTAAAGTTTTAGTTGGTTTACGTTATGACAATCTATCTCAAGATCGTGATGATAAAACAAGTGCAAATCTAGATTTAAACCGTACTGATAATACTTATTCTCCACGAATTGGGGTGGTCTATCAGCCAGTAAGTAATCTTTCGCTCTATACATCTTATAATCGCTCGTTTCAACCTCTGGCTGATGCATTTGTTTTTTATAAAAACAGTGATGATTTAAAGCCGACAAAAACTGAAAATTATGAGGTTGGTGCGAAGTGGGATGTAAATGATCAATTGAATGTAACTTTGGCTTTATTTCAGATGAGCCAAACCAATATTCAAAACCAAGATCCATCTAATCCAAATCAAGCATTGTTGGCAGGTGAGCAAAAAACAAAAGGTGTTGAACTTTCATTAACAGGTCAATTGACTGATCAATTGTCCATACTAGCTGGCTATTCTTATATGGATGGTAAGATTGAAAAGTCGACTATCGGGTTTACAGGTAATCACTCTGCGCTTACGCCAAATAACACTGCTAACTTATGGTTAAAATACCAAATTAATGATCATTGGTATGCGGCTGTAGGTGGTCGTGGTGAATCATCACGATTTAGTGCGCCAGATAACAAAAATATTTTACCGGGTTATGCTGTTGTAAATGCCGCGTTAGGCTATCAGAGTGAACGTTATGATGTGAACTTAAACCTAAATAACCTGTTTGATCATGACTATTTTGTTTCAGGTCATAGCGGAGCAAATGATTCAAACATGATGGGTGATCCGCTAAATGCTCAAGTTGCACTTCGCTATCGTTTTTAA
- a CDS encoding insulinase family protein has protein sequence MTVDVTETISQTVHPAFQLLRQHHVEALDILVSEYKHKVTGAVHYHLATDYDENVFLVAFRTQPMDSKGTAHILEHTALCGSEKFPVRDPFFLMIRRSLNTFMNAFTAADWTAYPFATQNKKDFQNLLSVYLDAAFSANLNPLDFAQEGIRIELENDQPVYKGVVFNEMKGAMSAPSDQLYHQLAHHLFPETTYHYNSGGDPKDIPDLTYEQLVEFYKTHYHPSNAVFMTFGNQTAYELQEQFEKLALHKFAAGTTLYSKPEKRLTAPVEVTENYAVDGDDLKDKTYHVLSWLLPQASDIKLRLGMRLVEGVLLENSASPLRHYLETCGYAQSTGPLMGVDDSNFEMTFYCGVQGSNPEHAESFKDGVLNILREVAAKPIDSALVDAILHQIELHQREINGDGTPYGLSLILNGLSGAIHHNDPIQIWDVDSAIAQVKEELQDPMWLSNLIQTHLLDNPHRVQMTLVPDATKSLKEQEAEKARLAAIGEKLTEEDKAEIVAKTKALQERQDTPDNLELLPKVGLEDVPADLHIVQGQLREIICNRMDTPLNLYHAGTNGIYYQQVLIQIPDDVVTSPYFNLLSILMGEVGAGEYDYLELQNLQTAVSGGLGMGASLRSKVDDKDKISAWLTLTTKSLTQKFDAIHLLKLAFEQLRFDEKERIIELLQQRKTRWQSRLSGAGHSYAMQIASRNMSALAQRDYQNTGLGALNWLGELVTKITQDDAAYDGLITELKRIHTKLLQAPKQFLLVCEEHQSERLVEEIQNVWDKLNVDTAATELTQVEQENDNEHEAWLIQSNVQFCASAYQAVDVSHPDAAPLMVLAAYLRNGFLHSAIREKGGAYGGGASYDGNACSFRFFSYRDPRLAETFKDFEASVQWLLNTQQQPHQLEEAILGLVASMDKPGSPAGEAITACYALLHARTPTFRRILRERLLHVTLEDLQRVARQYLIEQIPVKAVVAPFAKRDELQQLGFTIKQVN, from the coding sequence ATGACTGTAGATGTCACTGAAACCATTTCTCAAACTGTTCACCCTGCGTTTCAGTTGCTACGTCAGCACCATGTTGAAGCATTAGATATTTTAGTGTCTGAATATAAGCATAAGGTCACAGGTGCGGTGCATTATCACTTGGCAACTGATTATGATGAAAATGTATTTCTTGTTGCGTTCAGAACACAACCTATGGACTCTAAAGGAACAGCACATATTTTAGAGCATACCGCTTTATGTGGTTCTGAAAAGTTTCCTGTTCGTGATCCGTTCTTTCTAATGATTCGCCGTTCATTAAATACATTTATGAACGCGTTTACAGCAGCAGATTGGACAGCATATCCATTTGCAACTCAAAACAAAAAAGATTTCCAAAACTTATTGTCTGTTTATCTTGATGCTGCTTTTTCAGCAAATCTAAATCCTCTTGATTTTGCTCAAGAAGGTATTCGCATTGAACTTGAAAATGATCAGCCTGTATATAAAGGTGTAGTGTTCAATGAAATGAAAGGTGCGATGAGTGCACCGTCTGATCAGCTTTATCATCAGTTGGCACACCATTTATTTCCTGAAACGACCTATCATTACAACTCAGGCGGTGATCCAAAGGACATTCCTGATTTAACGTATGAACAGTTAGTAGAATTTTATAAAACTCATTACCACCCAAGTAATGCAGTATTTATGACCTTCGGTAACCAAACGGCATATGAGTTACAAGAGCAATTTGAAAAACTAGCTCTACATAAGTTTGCTGCGGGTACAACTTTATATTCAAAACCAGAAAAACGTTTAACAGCACCTGTTGAAGTGACGGAAAACTATGCTGTTGATGGCGATGATTTAAAAGATAAAACTTACCATGTATTGTCTTGGTTGTTACCGCAAGCGAGTGATATCAAACTACGTCTCGGTATGCGTTTGGTAGAAGGTGTTTTACTTGAAAACTCAGCGTCACCGCTTCGTCATTATTTAGAAACTTGTGGTTATGCTCAGTCAACTGGACCTTTAATGGGCGTAGATGACAGTAACTTTGAAATGACATTCTATTGTGGCGTTCAAGGTTCAAACCCTGAGCATGCAGAAAGTTTTAAAGATGGTGTCTTAAATATTCTGCGTGAAGTGGCTGCAAAACCAATTGACTCGGCGTTAGTTGATGCAATTTTGCATCAAATCGAGTTGCATCAACGTGAAATTAATGGTGATGGTACGCCGTATGGTTTAAGTTTGATTTTAAATGGTTTGAGTGGTGCTATCCACCATAATGACCCAATTCAGATCTGGGATGTTGATAGTGCAATTGCTCAGGTTAAAGAAGAACTACAAGACCCAATGTGGTTATCTAATCTTATTCAAACGCATTTGTTAGATAATCCACACCGTGTACAAATGACTTTAGTACCTGATGCAACCAAGTCGCTAAAAGAACAAGAAGCTGAAAAAGCACGTTTAGCTGCGATTGGTGAAAAGTTAACTGAAGAAGATAAAGCAGAGATCGTTGCTAAAACCAAAGCTTTACAAGAGCGTCAAGATACACCAGATAATCTTGAGCTGTTACCAAAAGTAGGTCTAGAAGACGTACCGGCTGACTTGCATATTGTACAAGGTCAATTGCGTGAAATTATCTGTAATCGAATGGACACGCCGTTGAACTTGTATCATGCCGGAACGAATGGCATTTACTATCAACAAGTGCTTATTCAGATTCCTGATGATGTTGTTACCTCACCATATTTCAATTTACTCTCTATTTTAATGGGTGAAGTTGGTGCAGGTGAGTACGACTATCTTGAACTACAAAACTTACAAACAGCTGTAAGTGGTGGTTTAGGAATGGGCGCTTCATTACGCAGTAAAGTTGATGATAAAGATAAAATTAGTGCTTGGTTAACTTTAACGACAAAATCTTTAACTCAGAAGTTCGATGCAATTCATTTATTAAAATTAGCATTTGAACAGCTTAGATTTGATGAGAAAGAGCGAATTATTGAGTTGTTGCAACAACGTAAGACACGCTGGCAGTCTCGTTTATCGGGTGCTGGTCATAGCTATGCGATGCAGATTGCTTCTCGTAATATGAGTGCTTTAGCTCAACGTGACTATCAAAACACTGGTTTAGGTGCATTGAACTGGTTAGGCGAGCTTGTTACTAAAATTACGCAAGACGATGCTGCTTATGATGGGCTAATTACTGAGTTGAAGCGTATTCATACCAAATTATTGCAAGCGCCTAAACAATTTTTACTTGTATGTGAAGAGCATCAGTCTGAGCGTTTGGTTGAAGAAATCCAAAATGTTTGGGATAAGCTAAATGTTGATACAGCAGCAACTGAGTTAACTCAAGTTGAGCAAGAAAACGATAATGAACATGAAGCATGGTTAATTCAATCCAATGTTCAGTTCTGTGCATCTGCATATCAAGCTGTGGACGTATCTCATCCAGATGCAGCGCCTTTAATGGTGTTAGCAGCCTATTTACGTAATGGTTTCTTGCATAGTGCTATTCGTGAAAAAGGCGGTGCTTATGGTGGTGGTGCTAGCTATGATGGAAATGCTTGTTCATTCCGTTTCTTTAGTTATCGTGACCCACGTTTAGCTGAGACATTTAAAGACTTTGAAGCGAGCGTGCAATGGTTGTTAAATACACAGCAACAACCTCATCAACTAGAAGAAGCAATTCTTGGCTTGGTGGCAAGTATGGATAAACCGGGTTCACCAGCAGGCGAGGCAATTACAGCTTGCTATGCATTGTTACATGCTAGAACACCAACTTTCCGCCGTATTTTACGTGAAAGACTATTACATGTGACTTTAGAAGATTTACAGCGTGTTGCGCGTCAATATTTAATTGAACAAATACCTGTGAAAGCTGTCGTTGCACCTTTTGCAAAACGTGACGAATTGCAACAACTGGGCTTTACGATTAAACAAGTTAATTAA